Below is a window of Thermodesulfovibrionales bacterium DNA.
CTTTAAAGCCGAGAGATTCTGCCTGAGCAGCCTTGCTCTGAGGAATTTCGAAGATGTTGATAGCACCATCCGTCGCTCCGCAGAGCGCCGGATGAGCCAAACCGTCAGACCCGCAGAAAGATGACCTGACATCGATCCCTGCGATGATGAGTTCGTTCTTCATCTCCTCGGGAGCTGTGCCGCCTCCTATGCACTGTAAGGAACCCCGGCTTTTGAAAACTTTTACACTTGCTTCGACTGATCCGTCGCCGCACTCGGCAGCGAAAAGGAGAACGCCAATCATGAGTAGTATGCCTCGCATGTATCCTCCTAAGAGCAGAGCCCTTGAAATCACGAGAGCTCTTTTTTCTCCGCCTTATGCCCCGTCATGATCTGATTCTATATATCGTATATGGCAAACAGGCCACTGCGACGAGGACAATAGTCCATAGCCTTCCGGCAAGGATATTATAATCCTGGAGTAGCTTGGACCACGGCTGATGGGCCGTGTAATGACCGAAAATGAATTCGAAGGCGACCGTCAAAAGCAACCAAAGGAGACCTACAACCCACGCCTGACGGGCGTTCTCAACAGGCCATCGGCCGAAGAGGAATAAAGAATAGAGAAAAAATAAAAAGATTCCGGTGAAACAGGAAATTTGGTGAGCGGCCAGTTCAGTCGTGTAGCTTCCATAACCAAGTTGCCGAACAGCCCCGTTCGCTACCGCGATAAATACCATCGGAATCCATGCGAGGGTGTATTTCAAAATCATCTTTTAGCGGTCAAAGCTCGACGGGCAGTGACGAGGAACTACTTTTGAGAAAAGACATATCATCCTTGTCTCTCTTTGGTTGTCCAGAATGCAATTACCTGGAATAGAATACTATTATTCGTCGTCTTAAGGCAAAATGAGTCATGGTGATGATTTCTCATGCGGTCTCATGAGTTTTGATGGGCAAACGAGAGCCCATTTCTCTCTATATCCGTGTAAAGTTACGGCCTGATGGAGTATAATAAAAACCTTACATTTATCATTCAGGAGCAAGAAGATGATGCGAGTGGGGTTTGTCGGATGGCGCGGCATGGTCGGGTCGGTTCTCATGGGCCGCATGCAGGAAGAGCGGGATTTCGATCTTGTCGATCCCGTTTTCTTTACGACTTCGAATGTGGGAGGCAGAGGGCCCAACATCGGCAAGAATGTTGAGCCGCTTAAGGACGCGAAGAGCATCAATGATCTGAAGAATATGGAGACGATCATCGCCTGCCAGGGCGGCGAATATACAAAAGAGATCTTTCCGAAGCTGCGCTCTGCCGGCTGGAATGGCTACTGGATCGATGCGGCCTCGACGCTCCGCATGGAGAGAGACGCGATCATCATCCTCGATCCGGTCAACATGAAGGTAATCAAGTATGCCCTGAGTAAGGGGATCAGGAACTACATCGGGGGCAACTGCACGGTCTCGCTCATGCTCCTCGCCCTCGGCGGGCTTTACGAACGTGGTCTCGTGGAATGGATGTCCGCCATGACTTACCAGGCGGCCTCTGGAGCAGGAGCCCAGAACATGCGGGAGCTACTGAAACAGATGGGTTCTGCCCACGGCTCGGTGAGTCACCTCCTCGAAGATCCTTCGAGCGCGATTCTCGACATAGACCGCACCGTGGCTGAGCACGTTCGCTCCGAGAGATACCCGCGGGAGTTCTTCGGTGTGCCGCTCGCCTGCTCGCTCATCCCCTGGATCGACAGGCAGCTCGAGAACGGTCAAAGTCGGGAGGAGTGGAAGGGCCAGGCCGAGACGAACAAGATCCTCGGTCGTGAGTCAGACCCGATTCCGATCGACGGCATCTGCGTTCGGGTGGGCGCCATGCGGTGCCACAGCCAGGCACTGACGATCAAACTCACGAAGAATGTGCCGCTTGACGAAATCAACGGCATGATCGCCGGCCACAACAAGTGGGTGAAGCACGTGCCGAACCAGCGTGAGATTACGATGAGAGAGCTCACGCCCGCCGCCGTGACCGGGACGCTCACTGTGCCTGTCGGGAGGCTCCGCAAGATGAACATGGGGCCTGAATACCTCGCGGCCTTCACCTGTGGGGACCAACTCCTCTGGGGCGCGGCAGAGCCCCTGAGGCGTATGCTCCGAATCCTCGCGGAGAACTGATTCAGGTGTTTCAAGGGATGGTGCGAACGTTCTTCCGCATTCTGATGAGTTGCTTCAAATGAAGATAGAGAAGAGAGACCCGTTATGCTGAAGAAGAAAGAAAAGTATGTCGTAGCAATAGTGGGCGCGACGGGCGCGGTCGGAGAGGAGATGATCGCCACTCTTGAGAGCAGGAACTTCCCTGTCGAGAAGTTGAGACTCTTCGCTTCCGAGATGTCCGAGGGTAAGAAGCTCGAATTTGGAGGTAGACAAATACCGGTCGAAATCCTGCGGGAAGATTCCTTCAAGGGAATCGACATCGCGCTCTTTTCCGCGGGCTCTGAGCGCTCAAAGATCTGGGCGCCGCTCGCCGCAAAATCGGGCTGCGTTGTCATCGATAATTCGAGTCAATGGAGGATGGACCCTGAGGTTCCCCTCGTCGTCCCTGAAGTGAACCCCCATGACCTGAAAGGCCACAAGGGGATAATCGCTAACCCCAACTGTTCGACGATACAGATGGTTGTCGTCCTGAAGCCGATTCACGATGCGGCAAAAATCAGGCGGGTCGTTGTCACTACGCTTCAGTCAGTTTCCGGGACCGGCAAGAAGGCCATGGACGAACTACTCCGTCAGACGACAGACCTCCTGAATTTCAGAGAGATAAAGCCTGTAGTCTATCCTCACCAGATCGCCTTCAATTGCCTTCCCCATATCGATGCGTTCCTCGAAAACGGCTATACAAAGGAAGAGATGAAGATGGTAAACGAGACGAGAAAGATTCTAGGCGATAGTTCAATGGGGCTGACCGCCACGACGGTCAGGGTTCCTGTTTTCCGCGGTCATTCCGAGAGCGTCAACATCGAGACAGAAAATAAACTGACCGCGGATGAAGCGAGGGCAATCCTCTCCGCCGCGCCGGGTGTCGTTGTCTACGATGCACCCGAGAAGAACGTCT
It encodes the following:
- a CDS encoding aspartate-semialdehyde dehydrogenase, producing the protein MLKKKEKYVVAIVGATGAVGEEMIATLESRNFPVEKLRLFASEMSEGKKLEFGGRQIPVEILREDSFKGIDIALFSAGSERSKIWAPLAAKSGCVVIDNSSQWRMDPEVPLVVPEVNPHDLKGHKGIIANPNCSTIQMVVVLKPIHDAAKIRRVVVTTLQSVSGTGKKAMDELLRQTTDLLNFREIKPVVYPHQIAFNCLPHIDAFLENGYTKEEMKMVNETRKILGDSSMGLTATTVRVPVFRGHSESVNIETENKLTADEARAILSAAPGVVVYDAPEKNVYPLAIYAAGKDETFVGRIREDESIEKGLNIWIVADNLRKGAALNAVQIAEKLIEMA
- the asd gene encoding aspartate-semialdehyde dehydrogenase; this encodes MMRVGFVGWRGMVGSVLMGRMQEERDFDLVDPVFFTTSNVGGRGPNIGKNVEPLKDAKSINDLKNMETIIACQGGEYTKEIFPKLRSAGWNGYWIDAASTLRMERDAIIILDPVNMKVIKYALSKGIRNYIGGNCTVSLMLLALGGLYERGLVEWMSAMTYQAASGAGAQNMRELLKQMGSAHGSVSHLLEDPSSAILDIDRTVAEHVRSERYPREFFGVPLACSLIPWIDRQLENGQSREEWKGQAETNKILGRESDPIPIDGICVRVGAMRCHSQALTIKLTKNVPLDEINGMIAGHNKWVKHVPNQREITMRELTPAAVTGTLTVPVGRLRKMNMGPEYLAAFTCGDQLLWGAAEPLRRMLRILAEN